Genomic window (Candidatus Polarisedimenticolaceae bacterium):
TCGATCCCAACCGCCTCGAGACGCTCGAGCGCGCGGCCGCGATCTTCGTCGCCGCACGGCAGCCGAAGGAAGCGATCGACGCCTACCGCAAGATCCTGGCGGCCGGGCCCGGCACGGCGGCGGCGCAGTGGGGCCTCGCCAAGGTGCTCGTCCAAGCGGGGACCGACGGCGAAGCCGACGCGGCCATCGGAGAGCTCGAGCGCCAGTACCCGCGGCGGGCCGACGCTCTGATCTTGCGCGGGCTGCTCTTCGAGCGGCGCGGCGATCGCGAAGCGGCCGAGGGCGCCTATCGCAAGGCGGTCGCTCTCGATCCAGGCTCCGAGCCGGCGCGGCGCGCGCTCGAGCGTCTGGTTCGGGGCGGCGCTCGCTGAAACAAAGAGGGCGGGGTTTCCCCCGCCCTCTTCGCATCGTGGATTACGAACGGATCAGTAGTGAATCTGCGGAGCGTTGGCCGCCTGATTCGTCTGCTTCACGTGGAACGTGTTTGCCACACCGTCGATCGTGATCGTCGCGTCGACGTACGGACCGGGGTGCGAACGATTCCAATTACCGAAGGCCTGCATGGCGTTCCGGTTGTTCGGATTCGTCATGTCGAGGATCGCCCGGCGCTTCGCGAGGTTGAACTGCACGCCGATCTGCCCGGTCATCGGAACCTGGAAGGCGCTGCCGTTGTGGTTGTCCACCACGATCGACGTGTTGAGCGCGTTCAGGTTCGTCCGCAGCCAGGTCTGGCCGTTCAGCTGGACCGGGGTCATCTCGTTGGCGAGGGCGAGAAGCTTCATGCTGCGGTCGCCGTTGGCGACGCGGCCGCACTCACCGTAGTAGCGGCTGGTGCTCACGAGGTACGTGAGGCTGCGGAAGCCGCTGCAGTTCGCGTTGCCGCGATAGTCGAACATGTCGACGTCGCCCACCTCGGGATCGTCGGCCGTCACGATGGCGCAGCCGTTCCAATCCGGCGAGCAGTAGGTGTCGTCCTTGAAAAGATCGTCGATCGTCGTCGCGAAGTTGTACGTCGAGAGCGTACGGTCGCCGTTCGCGGCCTGGTCGACGTACCACATGAAGTTGTCAACGCCGTCGGGCCACGTGGTCGCGAACTGCGCGAACTGGCGGATGTACGCCTTGCCGTTCGTGTTGACCGTGCCGCCCACGTCGTTGTCCGTGATCAGGGAGTAGTTCGTGATGGCACAGCCAAAACCAAGGGCTGCTGCCGCCGCGAACGCCGCCACAACGAACTTCTTCATCACATGACTCCTTTTCGACAGTCTGTCGCTGCCCCCTGGAACTAAAACTTTTTAGGCCCCTTGCCCCCTTGAACCCGCTGCTGCCGGCGAAACTGTCCTCACATCCAGGCTCTCCAACGCAACTCCTTGGTCCAAGTTGCGAAGGTATACAGCGATTTTTTGTCAGTCCGTCGAGATTTGTGATGACCAAACCTTGCAATGTGCTGTCCGATTCATACCTTGCGAAGGTTTCAGCGTTTTTCCGGTTCGTCGGAGATGAGCAGCGCGAAAGCCGTATCGCCATCAATGCGCTGCCATCCATGGCGCGATGACAAAGCGGCCGCGAGCGGATCGCCCGCGTCGACGAGCACCCATCGGATATCGAACCGGCGCACGAGATCGTCGAAGAGCCGCTCCCAGCCCGGTCGAGCGAGGAGGATCGTGTCGTACACGTCGGTGCGGAACGTGCCGTAGAGGTCGTTCCGTCCGTCCATCGCGACGACCTCGCCGGGGTAGAGGCGCCACATCAGGAAGCCGCCGAACCGGTAGGCGTTGAAACCGTTCCCACCGATCCCCTGCCGGACGAGGCGGCGCACTTCCGTCTCGGGAAGCGGGCGGCTCGGCTGCTCGCCGAAGCGCGGGACGACGCCGATGAACTTCGCTCCGGAGAGGAGCACGACGATGATCGCGGCCCCGACGAGGACCAGCGGCCTCGCGCGGAAACGCAACCCGCCGATCGCCTCGATCGTGACCGGCACGAGCACGATCGCGAACAAGGGAAGATGCCGGATCGCCGTCACGAAGAGCGCGCCGAACCCCAGGACGCGAAGGAGCCCGGCCGGCCTCGGTCTTGCCCCCGCCACGATCGCCGCCACGAGAAGCGCCGCCGTCAGCACGAGGAGCGGGAGATGGAGGAGGTCCGGCCGCGCCCACTCGTTGTTGCCGGCGACCATCGCCGGATCGCGCGCGTACCGGAACGCGTAGGCGAGCTGCCGCCAGCCGAGGGGGTTGAGGCATGCGGCGACGGGGGCGAGGAGCGCCGCCAACGTCACCCGGCGAGCCCGCGCCTCGCGCGCGATCCAGGCGCCTGCGGCCTCGGCGGCGACCGCGGCGCAGCCGAGCAGCACCGCGCCATGGACGTTCGACCAGACGGCGATCACGGCGAGGACCCCGGCCAGCGCCCCCTTCGAGCCGATCCGGTCGCGGTCGAGAAGGTCGATGACAGCGGCGAGCGCGAGGTACGAGAGGATCTGCGGCCGGATGTCCCAGAAGAGGTTGCCGAAGGTCAGGAAAGCGGCGAGCCAGACCCCGAGCGCGGCGAGGCCGGGGCCGGCCCCGGAGCGGAGGATCGTCGCGGCGAGGAGCGCCATCGTCGCCGCGCAAGCCGCGCCGCGGAGGAGCACGAGGCCGACGCGTCCGCCGGGCGTGAGCACGAGCACGCCGCCGTCGTCGCGCTCCGCACGTCCGATGAGCGCGGCCAACGCCTGGAAGCCCCACTCGTTGTCGTGCCACGGCGCCTGTCCGAACGTCGCCGAGCCGACCCCGCGCGTCGGGATCGTACGCGTGTCGAGGATCCTGCGTCCGGTCGCGAGGTGGTAATAGGCGTCGACGCTCGTGATCGGGAAGAGGGCCAGCCAAAAGGTCGCGAGGACGGCGGCGAGAGGAAGGAAGCGCGCGTTCACGCGCAAACGATAGCCGGTAGTCGGTGGTTTCCGATCTACAGTCCGACGACGATCGACTCTCGATTAGTTCGAGAGGGTGATCGAGCCGTCGGACCCCATCGTCATGAGAATCTTCGTCGTCGAGCCCTTCAAGGGCTTCGCCGCGACGGCGGGCGACGACCGCCCCAGAGAATTCTCGATCTTCTTCACGTACTGCTGCGTCTCCTGGTAGTTCGGGACCCCGCCGTACTTGTGGACCGCGCCGGAACCCGCGTTGTACGCGGCGAGAGCCAGCGTCACGTTACCGTCGAACTCGTCCAGGAGGTCGCGGAGGTGGGCCGCGCCCGCACGCAGGTTCTGGTACGGATCGTGGAGGTCCGAGACACCGTACTGCTTCGCCGTCGACGGCAGGAGCTGCATGAGCCCCCGCGCGCCCTTGTTCGAGACCGCCTTCGGGTTGAAGCCCGACTCGACGAGGGCGACCGCCTTCACGAGCGACGGATCGACGCCGTTGTCGCGCGCGACCTGATCGATGTAAGGGTCGTAGATCGTCGCGGGAAGCGCGCCGGGGCGGGCGTACTGCGCGGGGCCCCCGCGCAGCCTCGGCACCGGCTTGGCGGTCCGGTGCTTGTCGACCGGCACCGTGTTCGTGAAGATGACGTTCCCGTTCTTGTCCGTGTAGAAGAGCATCTCGTCCGCGCGCACGGACGCCGCGCAGAGCGTCAGGACGACGGCGAGGCAGAGGCTTCGATGCGGCGCGCAACGGCGGTGCATGCCGTCCTCAGCGCCTCGTCCAGCCGCGACGGGTCCTTGCCTCCCGCCTCGGCCAGATCCTGACGGCCGCCGCCCCCGCCTCCGATGATCGCGGCCAGCTCGCGGACGAGCTCGCCGGCGCCGACCTTGCCCTTGACGTCGTCCGTGACCGCGACGAGCAGAGAGGCCTTCCCGTCGTCGGCGCGGCCGAGGACCACGATGCCGGAGCCGAGCGTCTTGCGAAGATCATCGGCGAGGACGCGCGACTCCTGCGCGCTGAGCCCGTCGACGCGCGCCGCGAGCACCTTGACCCCGGCCGCGACCTCCGGTGACGCGGCGCGGCGCGCGAGATCCTCGCGGACGGCGCGCACGCGCTGCTGCTCGAGGTCGCGCTGCACGACGCGGAGCTGCTCGAGGCGCTGCCCGAGCTCGGCAGCCGCGTCGTGGCGCGGCACGGACAGGAGATCCTCCACACGTCTCAGAATCTGGTGATCGGATCGTGATTTTTCCAGCGACCCTTCGCCGGTCACCGCCTCGACCCGGCGTGTCCCCGAGGCGACGCCGCGCTCGTGGGTGAGGAGAAACATCCCGATCTCGCCCGTTCTCGCGCAATGGGTCCCGCCGCACAGCTCTTTCGAGAATGACCCGATCGTCACCACTCTTACGTTTTCGCCATACTTCTCGCCGAAGAGCGCCATCGCCCCCGACTGGAGCGCCTCGTCGAGCGGCAGGACGTCGGTCGTGATCTCTGCGTTCTCGAGGACCTTCCGGTTCACGAGCGACTCGATGTCGGCGAGCGCCCGGTCGCCGACGCCGGCGAAGTGGGAGAAGTCGAAGCGCAGCCGGTCGGGCGCGACGAGCGAGCCGGCCTGCTTGACGTGCGTGCCGACGACCTCGCGCAGCGCAGCGTGGAGCAGGTGGGTCGCCGTGTGGTTCCGGCGGATCGCATCGCGCCTGGCGACGTCGATCTCCGCGGCGACGTACTCCCCCACCGCGAGGCGTCCGGACTCGACGAGGACGCGCGAGGCGATGAGCCCCGCGGCCGGCCGGTGCGTTCCGTCGACACGGACGCGCGCACGCTCGGACACGATCCACCCGGTATCGCCGATCTGACCGCCCGCCTCGCCGTAGAACGGCGTCGCCTCGAGGAGGACCTCGCCCGTCGCCCCTTCGCGCAGCTCGTTCACTGTGGAGCCGGCCTCGTCGATGAGCGCGGCGACCTTCACCCCTTCGAGCGCCGGTACGCGGAAGCCCTCGAAGACCGTGCGATAACGTCCCGCAAGCTCGTGCCACGCGCCCGCCGCTTCTTCCTTCTTCCCACCCTTCCACGAGGCCTGCGCACGCTGGCGCTGCTTGCCGAGCTCCGCCTCGAACCCCGGCATGTCGAGAGTGATGCCGCGCTCCTCGGCGACGTCCTGCGCGAGGTCGAGCGGAAGGCCGAAGGTATCGTAGAGCCGGAACAGGTCGGCGCCGGGGAGCACCCTCGCCTCTCCCTTCATCTTCGCGAGCGCCTCGTCGAGGAGCGTGAGGCCCGCCGCGACCGTCTCGCCGAAGCGCTCCTCTTCGCGGCGCGCCACCTCGAGGATCGCCGGCATGGCGCCGACGATCTCGGGATAGACCTCGCCGAGCGTCTCGATGACGGCGGGCGCGACCCCGTGAAGGAACGGTCCCTGGATCCCGAGCTTCCGCCCGTGGCGGATGGCGCGGCGGAGCACGCGACGCAGCACGTACCCGCGCTTGTCGTTCGCGGGCACGACACCGTCGGCGACGAGGAAACAATGCGCGCGGATGTGATCGGCGATGACGCGCATCGAGACGTCCGCCGCGTCGTCCTCGCCGTACGTGCGGCCCGACGCCCTCGCCGCCGCATGCAGGATCGGCTGGAAGAGATCGGTGTCGTAGTTGCTGCGCTTCCCCTGGAGCACCGACGTGATCCGCTCGAGCCCCATGCCGGTATCGATCGACGGCGCCGGCAGCGGCTCGAGACGGCCGTCGGCGTGCTGCTCGAATTGCATGAAGACGAGGTTCCAGATCTCGATGTAGCGGCGGGTGTCGGTGTCGGGGTTCGAGACCCCGGCCACCGAGGTGAGATCGGCGCCGAGATCGTAGTGGATCTCGCTGCACGGCCCGCACGGACCGGTGTCCCCCATTCTCCAGAAATTGTCTTTCTCGCCGAGCCGGAGGATCCGGGACGGATCGACCCCGACGACATCGCGCCAGATCGCGAGGGCCTCGTCGTCGCCCGGCACCTGCTCGGTCCCCGCGAAGACGGTGACCCAGAGGCGATCCGCCGGAACGCCGTACACCTTCGTGATCAGGTCCCACGCGAAGGAGATCGCCTCCTTCTTGAAGTAATCGCCGAACGAGAAGTTGCCGAGCATCTCGAAGAAGGTGTGGTGGCGGGGCGTGCGGCCGACCTGCTCGAGGTCGTTGTGCTTGCCGGAGACCCGGAGACATTTCTGCGACGAGGTCGCGCGCACGTACTCGCGCTTCTCCTTCCCCGTGAACACATCTTTGAACTGGTTCATTCCGGCGTTCGCGAAGAGGAGCGTCGGGTCCTTCGGGAGGACGAGGGGCGAGCTGGGCACGATGCGGTGCCCGCGCGCGGCGAAGAACTCGAGGAAAGCGCGGCGGATCTCGAGCGATGTCACGGATCGTCCCTTTCGAGGCCGTACGGCGCGAGCGCCGCGAAAGCCGCACTCTCGTCAAATCCTTCGGAGAGCAGCGCATTGTACACGCGCGCGAGACGCGCCTTGTCCGCGCGGCCGGGCGCGGGACCGAGCCTCTTCACGACGGCGCGCGCCAAGCTCGCGGCCGGATCGACGGCACCCGAGGCGACGGCATCGTCCCACGCGGACTCGGCCGCGCTCTCGTCGATGCCGCGTGCGGCGAGCTCGCCGACGACCCGCGCCTTGCCGCGGCTGGCGCCGCGGGTGCGAACACGGTCGGCCGAGACCGCACCGTCGTCGATCTTGTAGGTCGCCGCGACGCGCGCGATCGCCTCGTCGATCGCGCGCTTCTCGTACCCCTTCGCCTCGAGCTTCAGGGTCAGCTCGCGGCGTGTGAGAAGGCGGCGGCCGAGGAAACGGACGGCGTCTTCGTAGGCGGTCGGCACGTCGTCACTGTAGCGCGGCAAAAGAAAACGCCGCCCGGTGGGGCGGCGTCGTCGCGTTGCGGTTCGAAAACTCCGGCTAGCCCCGGCTGAACTCGAACGGCGAGTCGGGGTGCTGCGGGTCCATCCCGCCGTTCTCGGCCTTGGTCGCGGCGGAGTCCATCTGCTCGGCCGCCATGTCCGACGTGCTGTGGATCCCGGCGACCTTGAGCTTGAACTCGTCGGGGTTCGTCGCCTGCCGGAGCGCCTCCTCGAACGAGATGAGGTCCTGCCGGTAGAGCCGGTAGAGCGATTGGTCGAACGTCTGCATCCCGTACTGGCTCGTGCCGGCCGAGATCGCGTCGCGGATCAGCTTCGTCTTTTCCTTGTTCTCGACGCAGTCGCGGATGTAAGCGGTCGAGCGCAGCACCTCGACGGCGGGGACACGGCCCTTGCCGTCGCTGCGCGGGACGAGGCGCATCGACACCGCCGCCTTCAAGACCGACGCGAGCTGGAGGCGGATCTGCTTCTGCTGGTGCGGCGGGAATACCGAGATGATGCGGTTCACCGTCTCCGTCGCGTCGAGCGTGTGGAGGGT
Coding sequences:
- the alaS gene encoding alanine--tRNA ligase, with the protein product MTSLEIRRAFLEFFAARGHRIVPSSPLVLPKDPTLLFANAGMNQFKDVFTGKEKREYVRATSSQKCLRVSGKHNDLEQVGRTPRHHTFFEMLGNFSFGDYFKKEAISFAWDLITKVYGVPADRLWVTVFAGTEQVPGDDEALAIWRDVVGVDPSRILRLGEKDNFWRMGDTGPCGPCSEIHYDLGADLTSVAGVSNPDTDTRRYIEIWNLVFMQFEQHADGRLEPLPAPSIDTGMGLERITSVLQGKRSNYDTDLFQPILHAAARASGRTYGEDDAADVSMRVIADHIRAHCFLVADGVVPANDKRGYVLRRVLRRAIRHGRKLGIQGPFLHGVAPAVIETLGEVYPEIVGAMPAILEVARREEERFGETVAAGLTLLDEALAKMKGEARVLPGADLFRLYDTFGLPLDLAQDVAEERGITLDMPGFEAELGKQRQRAQASWKGGKKEEAAGAWHELAGRYRTVFEGFRVPALEGVKVAALIDEAGSTVNELREGATGEVLLEATPFYGEAGGQIGDTGWIVSERARVRVDGTHRPAAGLIASRVLVESGRLAVGEYVAAEIDVARRDAIRRNHTATHLLHAALREVVGTHVKQAGSLVAPDRLRFDFSHFAGVGDRALADIESLVNRKVLENAEITTDVLPLDEALQSGAMALFGEKYGENVRVVTIGSFSKELCGGTHCARTGEIGMFLLTHERGVASGTRRVEAVTGEGSLEKSRSDHQILRRVEDLLSVPRHDAAAELGQRLEQLRVVQRDLEQQRVRAVREDLARRAASPEVAAGVKVLAARVDGLSAQESRVLADDLRKTLGSGIVVLGRADDGKASLLVAVTDDVKGKVGAGELVRELAAIIGGGGGGRQDLAEAGGKDPSRLDEALRTACTAVARRIEASASPSS
- a CDS encoding lytic transglycosylase domain-containing protein; the encoded protein is MHRRCAPHRSLCLAVVLTLCAASVRADEMLFYTDKNGNVIFTNTVPVDKHRTAKPVPRLRGGPAQYARPGALPATIYDPYIDQVARDNGVDPSLVKAVALVESGFNPKAVSNKGARGLMQLLPSTAKQYGVSDLHDPYQNLRAGAAHLRDLLDEFDGNVTLALAAYNAGSGAVHKYGGVPNYQETQQYVKKIENSLGRSSPAVAAKPLKGSTTKILMTMGSDGSITLSN
- a CDS encoding RecX family transcriptional regulator; translated protein: MPTAYEDAVRFLGRRLLTRRELTLKLEAKGYEKRAIDEAIARVAATYKIDDGAVSADRVRTRGASRGKARVVGELAARGIDESAAESAWDDAVASGAVDPAASLARAVVKRLGPAPGRADKARLARVYNALLSEGFDESAAFAALAPYGLERDDP